In Lycium barbarum isolate Lr01 chromosome 9, ASM1917538v2, whole genome shotgun sequence, the DNA window gccgggtgcccatcacaccctagtggaattagggtgtgacactccgtatctaaaactttattttattcgtgtttgctacgaaaatttattaatattttttaaaagagaagacttgtttaaaagaaaactattttcctctttttgagataaaataatagcaatatttaagcatcagttgatactttcaattttaattcgattaatttaaaagtgtaaaatacttattattttttatcaaattttgatttggataattgtaattcaaattattaaattaattttacatgtttgaaacgaaacaaagtagaaattaattttttatttaaacgaagaaatgctattttttaatttttggtaaatattctcggtttaactcattttacttgtcatgttgtcttttgcatgtttttttaaggaaacgtgaattagaattataatttgactaatttaccttattcattatttgatcttcatttgatattaatctcttttcacatttattagagtaagaataaaaataaaaaaataattaaattgtatcttattttttaaatatatatattttaagtatatttattttagtaaacataacaaataaatgacatggcggaatagaaaatacaacaattaaatattttgaagaaaagtaataatatgaggtccatgttttttgttgtgcaataatttcatttgctttcactaatgggttaatatgcatgtggcaatgaatccactattattgactttgatggggatactttgagaattacatgaatattgtttgattttttagtatatggggtgcacgttttttttttttttgacgttgccttttttcttttttctttttaatattgggtccatcttttttttttatgagtttggggagggtggggtccagatttttttttttaagagtgactgttgACGAAGCATGAGTAAACCGATGCttatatatagtagaaaaatagaaatataataaagtatttctatctactttttagaagagttggtaatataaagtataaaacgacatttttttgcccttaaataaaaaaatgggtgggaccacaaaggatttttttactgttaaataaaaaagtaggaccaAACACGGACAACGATCTTacctctataaaccggctcttctatatagtagtaatagtgaagtaatacatataatatttttatcaaattttgatttggataattttaatccaaattattatattaattttacatgtttaagatgaaacaaagtagaaatttaattttttatctaaatgaagaacttctattttttaatttgtagtaaatattttttgtttaactcattttacttgtcatgttggtTTTTACACgggtttttaaggaaacgtcaattagaattataatttcactaatttacctttttaattatttgatctacatttaatattattttttcttttatgacattaatctctgttcacatttattagagtaaggaaaaaatgaaaaagtaattaaattctatcttattttaatatataagtattttaagtatgttgctgtacaataatttcatttgctcccactaatgggttgatacacatgtggcaatgagtccatcattattgatttaattgtttgattttctaagcatttgttttttaacattgtttgttttattaatatgagattcatttttttttaatattgcttgcttCTGTTAATAtgtggtccacttttttttcccgtgagtttggatgtggtgggttctacttttttttccttttttttttttttaatactggttagtgtttaatatggggcccacatttttttttaacattgtttgtttttttaatatgggattcacttttttttttttttaatattgcctGATTTTggtaatatgaggtccacttttttttcccgtgagtttggatgtggtgggttccactttttttcttcctttttttttaatactggttagtgtttaatatggggcccacaattttttttgcttgattctgttaatatggggttcagttTTTtctttcccgtgagtttggatgtggcgggtttcactttttttccttctccttttttttttaatactggttcaatttttttttaacaatgttttttttaatattgcttgattttgctaatatggggtccacttttttttccgtgagtttggatgtggtgggttccaccggttttttttaatactggttggtgtttaatatggggctcacaatttttttttaatattagttgttgtttaatatatatagggcccacaattatttttttttatatttttttttgttatgtgcctatttaatatggggcccaatatatattttttttttgttgggacgATGACGGACGACGAAGAGTGAGTTGTTactcactcttctaaatagtagTAATTTGTTGGGACGACGACGGACGACGAAGAGGGATActagtaaagtaaagtaatataatataaatagaaaAGTAGTCGTTGAGTAGGGAGTGAAGGGTAAATAGAAGAATACATTGAGGACAAAGGGGTAATAAACCATGGAGAAGAAACCCTAGTGATGATACATAGATATAAGCAAACCAATACACTCAAAATCAACTCTTTCTCCCTAAAGAAGAAAACAGAACCTGCGGCTACATCTCTCTAATCAAATAATATCAAAGTCAGTATGGCGTATGTAGCACCAATGAAGGCGACTAAACCAGGGCTAGAAGAGCCCCTCGAACAGATTTCCAAGATTAGAATCACTCTTTCTTCCAAAAACGTTAAGAATCTTGAAAAAGGTTACCACTCCCTTTTACCTTGATGTTTGTTTATATTCTGCTTCAGGGTATTACTTACTTTATGCAATGCTTATATTCATGTagggatttttttttgttgttgttgtaaaagaCAACCTTTTCAGTGGTTATGGTCCAGTGTTTAGGATTATGGTTCTGTGAACTCGAGATCTTGAGAAATGTATAGTGTAGTATCTAGATTTCTTATGATTCTTCTATAAACAATTGGTCGTATGGGAATATCTCTTGTCTATTGAGCAAAGTAgagtatgagcccgtttggattggcttataagttgcttataagctgttttcagcttttttgagtgtttggttggccagcttaaagtcattttgtgcttaaaataagctcaaaaaaataattgagcccatttgacttgctaaaacagcttataagccaaaaaaaaaaaaagttagactacccaactttttttttaagcttataagctgtttgcagcttaaaggcataagcccatccaaacaggttcTATGCCCCCgttactaagtaggcgtttggccatgaaaaccaaatatttttcattttatttggaattttgaatttggagttgaagatggCGTTGTGTTTGGTATAGTTTTTGCAatgaatatttggttgtttgaatgtactgaaagtgaaactgggtttaggtgttttccaaattgaagttgtatttggaaaatTTATGGCCAAACAGAGattttcaaataaattgaaaaaaaaattcggaaaaagtgaaaaattctcatggccaaatgggTCCTTAATTTCAACCGTGTAATAGTGAAAATTAATGACTGGTTAACTCTCTTTTAACACAGACATGTTAGCttctactccctctgtcccaatttatgtggcaccattttctttttggtttgtctcaaaaagaatgtcacctttctatatttagaaacaatgtAAACTTTGtggaatgatttacaaccacacatttATACAAGACTTGTTTTtgatcacacatttcaaaagtcattCATTCTTTCTTAAACGCCGTGCcaagtcaaatggtgccacataaattgggacggagggagtattatgcAATGCTTATATTCCTAGACAACTTTTTCAGTGATTCTAGTGTTTAGGATTATGGTTCTGGGAACTTGAGATCTTGTTGTATGATTTTTTAAAGGAAAATTACTCTctgtctatttttgaaaatatttaatcCACGTAGCCCATATTTTGTGTACAAGCACCttttatacactttatacaagattgctacattatgtataatgcttttccccaggtataatgttgtatattggGCTACGTGGTGTAAATATAAATATTGTCAAaagctgtatatttttgaaaatcctCCTTGTTTTTATCTGCATTCAAGACCCCTGAGAAATGTATAGTGTAGTTTCTAGactgcttatgattcttctatatATAATTGGTTGTATGGGAATATCTCTTTTGTCTATTGAGGAAAGTAGAGTATGCCCCTTTGACTTAATTTCAAACTTGTAATAGTGAAAATCAATGACCTGTTTGTCGTAAAATGCAGAATTTTGAATGTTATAGATCGGGGAACCCATTCCTGAATGATGTATGAGATGATTGGTGATCTTTGGAAGAAacgaaataaaaaacaaaaaaatagtaATTGAGTTTGGTTTAAATTGTAAATATTCTATTAAAACAGACACACTGAGAGCAATGAAGATATTTCATCTATAGTAATCAGAATATATTAAGCAGAAGTGTTTCACAGGAATTTAGGTGTTATAATACTGGGGCTATTTTATGGATTTTAGAACATTAATTTTCTTTACAGGCATAAAGACTATTTAGTCGTGACAGAAGTTCAATAATGTGGTCATATGTGATTTTGATAACAGTGTAGTCAGTGGATTTCATTTGTAATTTACGTCAGTAATTGACTTGTTTGTCTTGACTTATAAATGTAGTGTGTGCTGATTTGGTTCGTGGTGCTAAGGACAAAAGGCTCAGGGTAAAGGGACCTGTGCGAATGCCCACAAAGGTTCTTAACATTACCACTAGGAAGTCTCCCTGTGGAGAAGGTACTAGTACTTTTTATCAATTCTGAGCTTGTTTTTGGCATTGTATGATATGTCCAGCttcaagtatttttttttttggtttgaagCTTAGTGTTTTCCTGGGTTTAATTTGTTCTTAGTCCCTTTTTGAATCTTAACATTATTGAATTGGTTAGTTGCAAACATATTATTCTGTGTTAAATGAAGTGCGATGATATTTCTACGTGCAATTATTAGACCCCTTTGCTTAATTCAGAGCATTGATTAACTCAGAAGGGGCCTATGTAATTCCCAGAAAGGTTCCTCATGTTACCACTGAAAAGTCTCCCTGTGGAGTAATAGTTTGCTACTGCTTGTATCAATTCTTTAGCTGAGTTTGTTTTCGTGATTGTATGATCTaggttcaatttttctttttttgtcatGTTTGAATTGCTCAGTCTTTTCTTGGGCTT includes these proteins:
- the LOC132608835 gene encoding small ribosomal subunit protein uS10y, encoding MAYVAPMKATKPGLEEPLEQISKIRITLSSKNVKNLEKVCADLVRGAKDKRLRVKGPVRMPTKVLNITTRKSPCGEGTNTWDRFELRVHKRVIDLFSSPDVVKQITSITIEPGVEVEVTIADS